The Nothobranchius furzeri strain GRZ-AD chromosome 17, NfurGRZ-RIMD1, whole genome shotgun sequence nucleotide sequence CAGGCGTCAGTTCCAGTGGATGTAATGCCGGGTCAGTATGACCCCACCAACTACATCCTGCCACAGCAGCCTCTGCACAAGTGCATGTTTCCCTTATCCTCCATCTACCCCACACTACAACTGTCCTCCAATCCATACGAGGCCACCATTGAGGGAGTGAGGTGAGTGGTGGTGTTTGTGAACTTTATTCCATCAGCTGTTATTTAATCTAAAATCAGACATGTTGTTTCTTCCTGCAAAGGTTCTTGGGCACTTCGGGTCAGAATGTGTGTGACATCCAGAGGTACAGCAGCATGGACAACCACCTGGAAATATTAGAGGAGACACTCCGGCTCAGACACCTGGCCCCCACAGCACCCGATACTCTAGGTTGGTTGATGGAACTCGTGTTTAAGGCTGCTTTAGAGTCTAAACACCAGTTTCTAAAATCCCTTCTTTCAGGCTGCTACCCGTTTTATCTAAAGGATCCTTTCATCTTGGAGGAATGTCCCCACGTTTACTTCAGTGGCAACGCCCCAGCTTTTGACTCCAAGCTCATTAAAGGTCAGAAAGCGAGCATGGACAAATGTCTCACAATCCCAGCAGAgatggaatgttttttttttcccccccAGGTCCTGATGGTCAGGAAGTCCTTTTGGTTACGATACCAGAGTTCAGCAGCACACAAAAGGCATGTCTGGTGAATCTACGCACGCTGCAGTGTGAACCAGTGTGCTTCTCCGCCTTCtctgctgctgatgaagatgaggaAAGTGGGATGAACGTCAGTCACTAACATCAGGACCATTTTCCTTATGATTTCTCAGATGAGCCTCAAACCATGAACTCCAGTTTTACTGATGCTGCTAAAACTCGAATAAGAAGCCTCTGTCAGTACCTTTGAGGTAAAATCAGCAACTGTAACCCAGTTAAAAGCAAGGTGCTAAAGACTCTTGGTTCGTATTAACGTTTATTTGCACCCCACACAAGCAGCAACTGATTAATCTGTAAAAATATTTCTGCCATGAGTGAAATCTATACATAATTCAGCTGTTTTTTTTACGTGCCCACAACAAACATCTTTTCAATAAACAAATGACAAAAAACAATGAATTAATTTTAAATTGGAATTCTGAAATAGAAAAGGACAGACCAGAGACTTTATTTTAGTACATTCTGTTCATTTTCACTGCTTTTTGTTATAGAAACAAGATTTCTTGTTTGATTCTTGAACGACCTTTAATGCATACGTGTGGTTTGTGTTTAATAGTCATCGATCTTGTATTCATAGTTAAAATCCACCGTCGCAGTGGGGAACTGGCCCCATGAGTCGTACCACGATGTTGCAGTGATTGTGGTTGCAGGTGGTTGTGTtgtcgttgttgttgttgttgctgtttctGTTGTTGATTTAAACCTCATTCTCCTCTGCTGCCGGAGACGACGGATACGAGCGATCTTGAGCTGCCTGCGCCGCTCAGGACTCATCTGGGTGTTTGTAGAAAAACTGTTGCTGCTTTCCGCCCCCCGCCTGTGGCTGCTGACGCTGTTCTGAGTCCTGCTGTTGCTGTAGCTCAGTCGGATTGGCTTGTTGCCGTGAAGGGCCATGATCTGCAAAAACGGAACTTTTAGGTGTGGCTGTACGACAGTTTTGTGGTCAGGATGGCTCGGATTTACCTGTTTGATGCGGTCCCAGTTGGACTTGGCCAGGTTGAAGCTACAGGCGGTTGCTCCGGACTCGTAGCCGACCACACAGAGTTTAGTCACAGGGGAGAAGCCTTCTGCTCGAGCCGTCACACGGTACTCCCCTGGGTTCAGCAGCCTCCAGTAGTCTCCTGCTGGTGCTGCAATAAAaaatttgaaaaaagaaaaaaaaacatgaatacaGCAGCCTTTTTGTTTATATGAAAAAGAGGAGTATGTCCACCTGTAGTGACATCATGATTAACCCCTTCTATAGAAATGGTGGCGTTTGCAATGGGATTCCCCTGCAGGTCCTTCACAATGCCTCTGATGCCACGATGCACCTAAAAAGCAGGAATATTTGGGTTAAACATGTTGCCACTACTCCTCTTTCTGCACAATGTTTCTAAAAGCTGTAATTCAGCCTTTTCAGTGAGTAAACTCAGCCTCCACCCACTAATTACAGACTTATCCAAAGGAATATTTTAATATGATTTAAATTAGCTTTGATCACATATTTTTCTTGGCGGAATTGTTTGGTAAATAGTTCATTTGTCACTGTCACACAAGAAGGCAGAGTCTTGCGTTGTTCATAAAATCTCACAAGTGTGTTTCAAAGGCACTTCAGAAAACCACGGCAGCAGTAATTAGTGTCTGAGGTAAACAGCCTCTTTAGCAACAGAAATGATGAATTTTTCtaaaagtttgtttgtttgtggctCACCTGCTCCATGAAGGTGAGCATCGCTTCTCGGTTCTTCTCCCACTCGTACGCCAGCTCGCTCTCATGAGGAAACTTGTCACAGCCCAGAAACATGGACAGCTCAAAGCAGTTGGTGTGCAGGTAGCTGAAGTCATTCATGCCTACAAAGGCAAATCACACATTTTGCTGAGCACCTGCAGTGCACAAACCTACCACCAGGGTGTGCTGAAAGCACATGCAGCCATTGGTTTCTACTCACTGCCTTCCACTGGTTTCCACTTGGCCCGGTTTACAATACCGAGAGCCCCAGCAGGTGTGTCCCCGTGGCATGATCCGTGGTAGCTGTGCGTCATGGTCAAATGTGTGGAGGCGTAGGAGACGGCCAGCCACCTGAATAGAGACTCGTCTGAGGTCATTCGGGGCTCATCTTCAGGCTCAGGGTCTGGGTATCCAGCACTCCTTCCTCTGTCGTCATCTTCTTCCTCCCTGTGGCCGTAACCCTGGTTGTAGCTGTGGTCGTAACCGTGATCATAACCGTGATCGTAACCTTGGTCATAGCCATGGCTGTGACCATGACCGTGCCACTCCTCCTCTGGCTGTTCGTATCCTTGATTTCTATAGTCTTCTTCTGGCTCTTCTTGGTAGCCTCGTCCCCACTCGGTCACGTCAAAACCTTCATCCTCATACCTGGAAGAAAGCCATCCACATCAGCCTTCGACTCAGCTGTGGTTTATGGAGAAACAATGAAAAAGAAAGGTGCAGGAAGAGTCGTACTGTCTCTTTGCGCGGCTGTGGGGTTTCTGGCTCTCTGCAGGCTTGTTGAGACGTAAGTTGTCATAAGGATAGGCCACAATCCTCTCGCCTCCTTGGAAGTTTGCACCCAACACAAATGGATAGCTTTGCATCCAGGAGATGATGGCTCTGGTCTCCACGGCGATCTGGAATGAAAACAGATAAGGATTATATAAACAGAAGAGGGACAGCACAAGCCAACACCATCTTCATTTTATAAGCTATGTTCACCCTGGAAGAGGCTTTCATACAAAGAAAACAAGCTTTAAAATTCCAACTGGATGACTTTGGATCTTCTCCCAGATGGAGGATCTGTCCAAGTTAGACAAACATGACTGTAATTTAATTACCGAGCTATTAGTCTCCAAATATTCTGGTATGGGCACGTGATGGTTGGGGGTGAGTTTAGGCACCATGCCCTTATCCTCAGCATCCCACAAGAAACCATTCAGGTCTGGAAAGTTCTGGAAGATGTCAAAGCCCTCCTCAGTAAAGTGTCCAGAGGTCCAGCTGCTGAGCTCTGAGCCCTGCAGGGGAGGAGAAACTGGTTACGGAACACTCTGACCCAAACGTTTCTGTGACTTACTGCTGTCTCCTGTTAGTTTTGTGTATTTTTCCTCACTCACCACTTCAAACGCTCGCTCGTGTCCGTCTGGGTTGAGCGAGGGCACCAGGTGGATGCGTATTCCCTCCACCAGACGCTGGACTCGGGGGTTTCTGTCGTTGTACTCTTTACACAGGTGCTGCATGAGAAGCAGAATCATCTCTCTACCCACGGCCTCATTTCCATGGAGACCAGCCGTGTAACGAAACTCTGGCTCACCTAAGGAGACATCCGGGAAAGACCGTCATTATCTGTTAACTACAATCTGCTGGCGTCCACCAGGTGCTTATTAGGATTCAGAGGACACATAATAAACACCATTTCAGATGCCCACTTTATTTAAAACAACAGTTGTTTTAGGGATGGATGGAGACATGTTTTACAATCCTATTTTTGGATCAACAGACACTCGGTGCTCTAGGGGCtgcatgatttatttatttttttaaagtcgacagtcaagtaatgaaaatcgagtcgactttgactagtcgttgttgACGTTGAActacagttctaaaagatctaccaaccgcaaaaacagcggagtgcgcgctgctcgccggccgcatcagtgaggtgcgtcaccggaggacaaaacaggtgatgcgctccgctccacagcagcgaaaagcatcaggcacaaataagacagaaaacataaaaggaaatgagccgacatgaacgattgcgtgttaaattagtttttgaggtggcgacacctaatttgataatgttactgtggccgtgctcagaacgcagatgtctggagcgcgtcaacgatcagagctttgcatgtgcaagcaggttaaggttaggatgggggtgaggggaaggttaaattgcaagagggtaaaggtcacaatttggttaaatgtccgttttaccgcgggtgtcagtaccgacgctctgacacagcgcgtcacctcccgacgcgcaggggctcgtcacctgctgtcttttctgaggactgcagcttgtcgctcattatcacatgacagcgacttgtcgatgacaggcataaaaagtcactacagagcagtgaagtcgactagtcgactagttcatgcaACCCCTACGGTGCTCTCCTGCTCATATCTACCTATTTCATGTTCTGTGGGGTTTCCAGAGACGATCATGGCCATGAGCTCCTTTCCTTTAGAGCTGCGGCCCAGGCTGTAAATGCTGGTGATGTTGGCACACTCCTCATTCACCGACTTCATGAGCTGAACAAGCAAGACCAGGAAAACTGTTATGTCAGACGTCATTCAGGTAGTCTTACTGCAGAAGTTGACCAGAGGAACCAAGCTAAGCTGTTTTAGGGAGGATAAAAGAAAGAAGGCAGTAAATACTCACTGCAACCATCTCAGAGTAGCTGTGGTGTTTAAACTTCAGGTAATCCACTGGGGTCACTTCATTTTGCCTGTGTAGAACATCTCCTGAGTCTGAGGGG carries:
- the aebp1b gene encoding inactive carboxypeptidase-like protein X2 isoform X1, with translation MKSHAVTISVALLALCCLLFPRGGRSAGGIVSLLQFEEEKRLEDEVQDRSLDDPESEQEPGVDLLPRGSIIRAKRDEGAAQAGTLGRVRRAPDESKKKKDKKKKEPKDPNATKKPKTDKKSKKKEKQTTTTLPPTTTTLPTEPPTEPDTFPYFDPDADNDYWKPDGDYWGSETTPSAATDPPYDDWKPKGEEPAAPVTDIYDDYWKPEQEASTSPPIYDDFWKEDENEPYVPVTDSYDGYWREPTPGAPDAGGKTGTDDGDYWDATFEVPENLPDVEEVSPEIVVETLPEEPTTLAPFEKNWYDDYDDYGSKRKEDETDEKWIEKEREHAKKEREREERERTQKLKEAEERARNRPRVFKEPKKCPPLGMESHKIESDQLSASSVAQYWFAPQRARLNMQGSEDEDNPRGGAWCANSEDRIHWFEIDARKETEFTGVITQGRDSSNALNESDFVTSYFLAFSNDSREWTTIHDGYADWLFFGNNDKDTPVMNRLAEPVVARYIRIIPQSWNGSLCMRLEVLGCPLSDSGDVLHRQNEVTPVDYLKFKHHSYSEMVALMKSVNEECANITSIYSLGRSSKGKELMAMIVSGNPTEHEIGEPEFRYTAGLHGNEAVGREMILLLMQHLCKEYNDRNPRVQRLVEGIRIHLVPSLNPDGHERAFEVGSELSSWTSGHFTEEGFDIFQNFPDLNGFLWDAEDKGMVPKLTPNHHVPIPEYLETNSSIAVETRAIISWMQSYPFVLGANFQGGERIVAYPYDNLRLNKPAESQKPHSRAKRQYEDEGFDVTEWGRGYQEEPEEDYRNQGYEQPEEEWHGHGHSHGYDQGYDHGYDHGYDHSYNQGYGHREEEDDDRGRSAGYPDPEPEDEPRMTSDESLFRWLAVSYASTHLTMTHSYHGSCHGDTPAGALGIVNRAKWKPVEGSMNDFSYLHTNCFELSMFLGCDKFPHESELAYEWEKNREAMLTFMEQVHRGIRGIVKDLQGNPIANATISIEGVNHDVTTAPAGDYWRLLNPGEYRVTARAEGFSPVTKLCVVGYESGATACSFNLAKSNWDRIKQIMALHGNKPIRLSYSNSRTQNSVSSHRRGAESSNSFSTNTQMSPERRRQLKIARIRRLRQQRRMRFKSTTETATTTTTTTQPPATTITATSWYDSWGQFPTATVDFNYEYKIDDY
- the aebp1b gene encoding inactive carboxypeptidase-like protein X2 isoform X2, with amino-acid sequence MKSHAVTISVALLALCCLLFPRGGRSAGGIVSLLQFEEEKRLEDEVQDRSLDDPESEQEPGVDLLPRGSIIRAKRDEGAAQAGTLGRVRRAPDESKKKKDKKKKEPKDPNATKKPKTDKKSKKKEKQTTTTLPPTTTTLPTEPPTEPDTFPYFDPDADNDYWKPDGDYWGSETTPSAATDPPYDDWKPKGEEPAAPVTDIYDDYWKPEQEASTSPPIYDDFWKEDENEPYVPVTDSYDGYWREPTPGAPDAGGKTGTDDVEVPENLPDVEEVSPEIVVETLPEEPTTLAPFEKNWYDDYDDYGSKRKEDETDEKWIEKEREHAKKEREREERERTQKLKEAEERARNRPRVFKEPKKCPPLGMESHKIESDQLSASSVAQYWFAPQRARLNMQGSEDEDNPRGGAWCANSEDRIHWFEIDARKETEFTGVITQGRDSSNALNESDFVTSYFLAFSNDSREWTTIHDGYADWLFFGNNDKDTPVMNRLAEPVVARYIRIIPQSWNGSLCMRLEVLGCPLSDSGDVLHRQNEVTPVDYLKFKHHSYSEMVALMKSVNEECANITSIYSLGRSSKGKELMAMIVSGNPTEHEIGEPEFRYTAGLHGNEAVGREMILLLMQHLCKEYNDRNPRVQRLVEGIRIHLVPSLNPDGHERAFEVGSELSSWTSGHFTEEGFDIFQNFPDLNGFLWDAEDKGMVPKLTPNHHVPIPEYLETNSSIAVETRAIISWMQSYPFVLGANFQGGERIVAYPYDNLRLNKPAESQKPHSRAKRQYEDEGFDVTEWGRGYQEEPEEDYRNQGYEQPEEEWHGHGHSHGYDQGYDHGYDHGYDHSYNQGYGHREEEDDDRGRSAGYPDPEPEDEPRMTSDESLFRWLAVSYASTHLTMTHSYHGSCHGDTPAGALGIVNRAKWKPVEGSMNDFSYLHTNCFELSMFLGCDKFPHESELAYEWEKNREAMLTFMEQVHRGIRGIVKDLQGNPIANATISIEGVNHDVTTAPAGDYWRLLNPGEYRVTARAEGFSPVTKLCVVGYESGATACSFNLAKSNWDRIKQIMALHGNKPIRLSYSNSRTQNSVSSHRRGAESSNSFSTNTQMSPERRRQLKIARIRRLRQQRRMRFKSTTETATTTTTTTQPPATTITATSWYDSWGQFPTATVDFNYEYKIDDY